In a genomic window of Tissierella sp. Yu-01:
- a CDS encoding PC4/YdbC family ssDNA-binding protein: MAEIKYEITKEIGVIAETPKGWTKELNMVAWNNYPPKYDIREWDPEHIKMGKGVTFNLEEIKKLRDLLNSLDLD; encoded by the coding sequence ATGGCTGAGATTAAATATGAAATTACTAAAGAAATAGGAGTTATAGCTGAAACACCAAAGGGCTGGACTAAGGAATTAAACATGGTAGCTTGGAATAACTATCCACCTAAATATGATATTAGGGAATGGGATCCTGAACATATTAAGATGGGTAAGGGTGTTACATTTAATTTAGAAGAAATTAAAAAACTTAGGGATTTATTAAATAGTTTAGACTTAGATTAA
- a CDS encoding 3'-5' exonuclease, whose translation MHYIVFDLEFNQDFTSFSEVLRKRSQYPFEIIQIGAVKLDSDFNYIGKFNRYIKSTMYSNISQFITDLTGITNEKLEDEETFTKVYKSFINFINDDTIFCTWGLSDVKELYKNAIYHSLNTNLLPRSYINIQPYLSKYLGFSSKKLIRLQSAVELLNIDMKHKFHDALNDAYYTAEIFKKIYSPLIHAKIYDPHFVKPRPQKRKETVDYEALINQFNKMYNGKITEKEQEMIKLAYNMGRTRQFIK comes from the coding sequence ATGCACTATATCGTTTTTGACCTGGAGTTTAACCAAGACTTCACTTCTTTTTCTGAAGTACTCAGAAAAAGAAGTCAATACCCTTTTGAAATTATACAAATAGGTGCTGTTAAACTAGATTCAGATTTTAATTATATAGGTAAATTTAATCGTTATATAAAATCAACTATGTATTCAAATATTAGTCAATTTATTACGGATCTTACAGGAATCACAAATGAAAAATTAGAGGATGAAGAAACTTTTACTAAAGTTTACAAGTCCTTTATAAATTTTATAAATGATGATACTATATTCTGTACTTGGGGATTATCTGATGTAAAGGAATTATATAAAAATGCTATATATCATAGTTTAAATACAAATCTTTTACCACGTTCCTACATTAATATTCAACCCTATTTATCAAAATATTTAGGATTTTCGTCCAAAAAATTAATTAGACTTCAGAGTGCTGTAGAATTACTAAATATAGATATGAAACATAAATTCCATGATGCTTTGAACGATGCATATTATACAGCTGAGATATTTAAAAAAATATATAGTCCTCTTATACATGCAAAGATCTATGACCCTCATTTTGTTAAGCCTAGACCTCAAAAAAGAAAGGAAACAGTTGACTATGAGGCTCTGATAAATCAGTTTAATAAGATGTATAATGGAAAAATTACTGAAAAAGAACAGGAAATGATTAAGCTTGCTTATAATATGGGCAGAACTAGACAGTTTATAAAATAA
- a CDS encoding DMT family transporter, whose product MEEQHLNKNRSKGILYCVLAAVLWSTGGILIKLIDWNPIAISGLRSLIASLVILAYMKKPKMTKSKPLFLGAGTYAITVFMFVIANKLTTSANVILLQFTAPIFVAILSAWLLHEKIVKVDVIAIIFVFLGMTLFFVQNISYGNALGNVLAILSGFFLACTTIALRLQKDGSAIESTFLGNVITFIIAIPFILQVKPDIRSIIFILILGIFQLGISYVFYVNGLKYVTALEGILLTVLEPILNPVWVFLISGEKPGILAVVGGIIVVGSVIARGVYISKKEAEDCK is encoded by the coding sequence TTGGAAGAGCAGCACTTAAATAAAAACAGATCAAAGGGAATATTGTACTGTGTATTAGCAGCTGTACTATGGAGTACTGGAGGTATATTGATTAAATTAATCGACTGGAATCCTATAGCGATTTCTGGTTTGAGAAGTTTAATTGCATCCCTGGTTATTCTTGCTTATATGAAGAAACCTAAGATGACAAAGTCAAAGCCTTTGTTTTTGGGAGCTGGAACTTATGCTATAACTGTTTTTATGTTTGTCATTGCGAATAAACTCACAACTTCAGCCAATGTTATACTTCTACAATTTACAGCACCAATTTTTGTGGCAATATTAAGTGCTTGGTTATTACATGAAAAAATAGTAAAGGTTGATGTAATAGCTATTATTTTTGTATTTTTAGGAATGACTCTATTTTTTGTGCAAAATATTAGTTATGGTAATGCCTTAGGAAATGTTTTAGCAATATTATCAGGGTTCTTTTTAGCTTGTACAACTATTGCCCTTAGGTTACAAAAAGATGGTTCAGCTATAGAAAGTACATTTTTAGGAAATGTGATAACCTTTATTATAGCAATACCATTTATATTGCAGGTTAAACCTGATATTAGAAGTATTATATTTATTCTAATTCTAGGAATCTTTCAATTGGGAATTTCTTATGTTTTTTATGTAAATGGGTTGAAATATGTAACAGCTCTAGAAGGAATTTTATTGACTGTACTAGAGCCTATATTAAATCCAGTTTGGGTATTTCTAATATCTGGGGAGAAACCAGGAATTTTAGCTGTTGTAGGTGGAATTATAGTTGTTGGTTCAGTAATAGCAAGAGGTGTTTATATTTCAAAAAAGGAAGCAGAGGATTGCAAATAA
- a CDS encoding cation diffusion facilitator family transporter: MEVMKYKQIQHVQIIVIILNLAASLSKLFIGAVTKSASITADGFHSLGDGLNNIVGIVGVYFAFQPIDKKHPYGHRKFETMTTLFIAGLLIITSIKVLTDAYNRIVNPLTLEVNMLSFIVMIFTILINIFVTTYEKKKGKELKSDFLISDATHTLSDVFISISVMVTLIAVKLGFPWVDTAVSILISLLIIKAAFDILRSGTDVLCDAAVLEPGNISKIVCELPEVYSCHKIRSRGVLDDIHLDFHIVVKSNMTLERAHSLVHEIEDLLKIRIPGVTDVNVHVDPYEYIRTNSQFTNHDSQLY; the protein is encoded by the coding sequence ATGGAAGTCATGAAATATAAACAGATACAACATGTACAGATAATTGTAATTATACTAAATCTAGCTGCTTCTCTATCTAAATTATTTATAGGAGCAGTTACTAAATCTGCTTCTATAACAGCTGATGGATTTCATTCCTTAGGTGATGGACTAAATAATATTGTAGGAATAGTAGGTGTTTATTTTGCCTTTCAACCTATAGACAAAAAACATCCTTATGGACATCGGAAATTTGAAACAATGACAACTTTATTTATTGCTGGACTTCTGATAATAACCTCTATAAAGGTATTAACTGATGCATATAATAGAATAGTTAACCCATTAACTCTAGAAGTAAATATGCTTAGTTTTATTGTAATGATTTTTACTATTTTAATAAATATCTTTGTAACTACCTATGAGAAAAAGAAAGGCAAGGAATTAAAAAGTGATTTCTTGATTTCAGACGCTACTCATACTCTCAGCGATGTTTTTATATCTATATCAGTAATGGTAACCTTAATAGCAGTTAAACTTGGCTTTCCCTGGGTAGATACCGCAGTTTCCATATTGATATCATTACTTATAATAAAAGCTGCATTTGATATACTAAGAAGTGGTACAGATGTATTATGTGATGCTGCTGTTCTTGAACCTGGTAATATTTCAAAGATAGTCTGTGAATTACCAGAGGTATATTCCTGTCATAAAATAAGATCAAGAGGAGTTTTAGATGATATACATCTTGATTTTCACATAGTAGTTAAAAGTAATATGACTCTTGAAAGAGCTCATAGTTTAGTACATGAAATAGAAGATTTACTTAAAATTAGAATTCCAGGAGTCACAGATGTTAATGTACATGTGGATCCATATGAATATATAAGAACTAATTCGCAATTCACAAATCACGATTCACAATTATATTGA
- the yqeB gene encoding selenium-dependent molybdenum cofactor biosynthesis protein YqeB, giving the protein MQGDIVIIRGGGDVASGVIQKMHRAGFRVLILEIKQPTSIRRTVCFSEAVYLGMMKLEGLTSILVKSEEEVFEAWNSNLIPVVIDPDGNFIKKVNPLAVIDAIIAKKNLGMNKDLAPITIGIGPGFKAGKDVDIVIESNRGHNLGRLIFQGFADNNTGNPGNIDGYTTERVLYSPANGIFVTEHNIGDIVIKNEVIATVNGEVVISKIDGILRGLIRNGTLVTNGFKVGDVDPRKDQLENCFTISDKARVIGGAVLEAIMMRKNEILINA; this is encoded by the coding sequence ATGCAAGGTGATATTGTTATAATTAGAGGTGGTGGGGATGTCGCTTCGGGTGTAATCCAAAAGATGCATAGGGCTGGATTTAGAGTACTTATTTTAGAAATAAAACAGCCTACTTCAATTCGGAGAACTGTTTGTTTCTCTGAAGCTGTATATTTAGGCATGATGAAATTAGAAGGACTAACATCTATCCTTGTAAAAAGTGAAGAAGAAGTATTCGAAGCTTGGAATAGTAATCTTATACCAGTTGTAATTGACCCAGATGGAAATTTTATAAAAAAGGTGAATCCACTAGCTGTTATTGATGCAATAATAGCAAAGAAAAACTTAGGTATGAATAAGGATTTAGCACCAATTACTATAGGAATAGGTCCAGGTTTTAAGGCTGGTAAAGATGTAGATATAGTGATAGAAAGTAATAGAGGACATAACCTTGGTAGGCTTATTTTTCAAGGATTCGCGGATAATAATACTGGGAATCCTGGAAATATAGATGGATATACGACTGAAAGGGTACTATATTCTCCAGCAAATGGTATATTTGTGACTGAGCATAATATAGGTGATATTGTTATCAAAAATGAGGTAATTGCAACTGTCAACGGTGAAGTTGTAATATCTAAAATAGATGGGATATTAAGAGGACTTATTAGAAATGGAACTCTTGTAACAAATGGGTTTAAGGTAGGGGATGTTGACCCACGAAAAGACCAGCTAGAAAACTGTTTTACCATATCGGATAAAGCACGGGTCATTGGTGGGGCCGTACTAGAGGCGATTATGATGAGAAAAAATGAAATTCTAATAAATGCATAA
- a CDS encoding DEAD/DEAH box helicase, with the protein MGNGFRELGISNEIEMILNKNGITKPTPIQERAIPELVKGKDVIAQAQTGTGKTLAFLLPLIDKINIEKNCIQGIIITPTRELAIQITNVAKTLTAAKDFKILAAYGGQDVEQQIRKLKNGMHLVIATPGRLLDHIRRENIDLGKLKCLVLDEADEMLNMGFLEDIVSIVNTTPKTRQTMLFSATMPNEVRKLGERFMKNPLQIEIESKNVTLEEIKQVVIETTDRNKFDTLCRIIDEYRPYIAIVFCRTKRRVSQLNMDLLARGYDSDELHGDLTQAKRERVMKDFRDLKLQILVATDIAARGIDVEGVTHVINYDIPNDVDNYIHRIGRTGRIGNLGMAITLVTPRDNDDLASIERKIKTKLKSKKMEDKKEIKKKSDKKDDKKDKKSTVNIDAIPKKYRKRISKSSRGRQNKK; encoded by the coding sequence TTGGGAAACGGATTTAGAGAATTAGGAATTAGTAATGAGATAGAGATGATATTAAATAAAAATGGTATTACAAAACCTACACCAATTCAAGAGAGGGCAATCCCTGAATTAGTTAAAGGAAAGGATGTTATTGCCCAGGCACAAACAGGAACAGGAAAAACTTTAGCGTTTTTATTACCATTAATAGATAAGATTAATATTGAAAAAAATTGTATTCAGGGGATTATAATTACTCCAACTAGAGAACTAGCTATACAAATTACCAATGTTGCCAAGACATTAACAGCTGCAAAGGATTTTAAAATTTTAGCAGCATATGGTGGTCAAGATGTTGAACAACAAATACGTAAGCTTAAGAATGGCATGCATTTAGTTATAGCAACACCGGGAAGATTATTGGATCATATTAGAAGAGAAAATATTGATTTAGGAAAACTTAAATGTCTTGTGTTAGATGAAGCAGATGAAATGTTGAATATGGGTTTCCTTGAGGATATAGTAAGTATAGTAAATACTACACCAAAAACAAGACAGACCATGTTGTTTTCGGCTACTATGCCAAATGAAGTGAGGAAGTTAGGAGAGAGATTTATGAAAAATCCTCTTCAAATTGAAATAGAAAGTAAAAATGTAACCCTGGAAGAAATAAAACAAGTGGTTATAGAAACTACAGATAGAAATAAGTTCGATACCTTATGTAGAATTATTGATGAATACAGACCATATATTGCAATTGTTTTCTGTCGTACTAAGCGTCGAGTAAGTCAGTTGAACATGGACTTACTAGCCAGAGGTTATGATTCTGATGAACTCCATGGAGACCTTACTCAAGCTAAGAGAGAAAGAGTAATGAAAGACTTCAGAGATTTGAAGCTTCAAATTTTAGTTGCTACGGATATTGCAGCTAGAGGAATAGATGTAGAAGGGGTAACACATGTAATAAACTATGATATTCCAAACGATGTGGACAATTATATTCATAGAATAGGTAGAACTGGTAGGATAGGAAATTTAGGAATGGCAATAACCCTAGTGACTCCTAGAGATAATGATGACCTTGCTTCAATTGAGAGAAAGATAAAGACAAAGTTAAAATCAAAGAAAATGGAAGATAAAAAGGAAATCAAAAAGAAATCAGACAAGAAAGATGATAAAAAGGATAAGAAATCTACAGTCAATATAGATGCTATACCTAAGAAGTATAGAAAGAGAATTAGTAAGAGTTCCAGGGGCAGACAAAATAAAAAATAG
- a CDS encoding carbohydrate kinase family protein, translating into MNNYVCVIGGANIDIIGTPYSRLNEHDSNPGRLSTTLGGVGRNIAENLSKMGVQVEFISVFGNDNYAREIEENCNELNIGLEHSEIIEKENTSTYLCINNEKGEMQLAISDMGIYEYMTPFFLSSRLHIINNAQACVIDTNIPSVSLDYLMDNVRVPIFVDTVSKKKTEKIKDFIHNIYAIKPNIYEAEILSGMSIKSEDDYKLATEIILDKGVKEIYMSLGSEGVYYTDGKSFGKLPVISDKIVNTTGAGDSFLAGVVWAYLNEMDILSCTKAGLAASYITINSPKTVSENISEEKIKQIIEDNWRN; encoded by the coding sequence ATGAATAATTATGTTTGTGTAATAGGAGGAGCAAATATAGATATAATTGGCACACCTTATTCAAGACTTAATGAACATGATTCCAATCCTGGAAGGTTATCTACTACATTAGGTGGGGTTGGAAGAAATATTGCAGAAAATTTAAGTAAAATGGGTGTACAAGTAGAGTTTATATCAGTATTTGGCAACGATAATTATGCAAGAGAAATTGAAGAAAATTGTAATGAATTAAACATAGGTTTAGAACATTCCGAAATAATTGAAAAAGAAAATACATCTACATACCTATGTATTAACAATGAAAAAGGTGAAATGCAGCTTGCCATATCAGATATGGGTATATATGAATATATGACTCCTTTTTTTCTAAGCAGTAGGCTTCATATTATCAATAATGCACAGGCATGTGTTATTGATACAAATATCCCTAGTGTTTCTTTAGATTATTTAATGGATAATGTCAGAGTACCAATATTTGTAGATACTGTATCTAAAAAGAAGACAGAGAAAATCAAGGATTTCATTCATAATATATATGCAATTAAACCTAACATATACGAGGCTGAAATACTCTCAGGAATGAGTATTAAATCTGAAGATGATTATAAATTGGCAACAGAAATCATTTTAGATAAGGGAGTTAAAGAGATTTATATGTCCCTAGGATCAGAAGGAGTTTACTATACAGATGGCAAATCTTTTGGGAAACTTCCTGTGATTAGTGATAAAATAGTAAATACAACAGGAGCTGGAGATAGCTTCCTAGCAGGTGTAGTATGGGCATACTTAAATGAAATGGATATCTTATCCTGTACTAAAGCAGGTCTTGCTGCATCCTATATAACTATAAATTCACCTAAGACTGTAAGTGAAAACATCTCAGAAGAAAAGATTAAACAAATTATTGAAGATAATTGGAGGAATTAA